From the genome of Toxoplasma gondii ME49 chromosome XII, whole genome shotgun sequence:
AGCAACCGTATcgcctttgcttctctcccggaGAGTGTCCAGCAACGCTCTTCACTTGTTTGCtactttgtctttttttctggcTCTGCATGTGGCGTGATCTGCAAAGTTCCATGTCTCCGGCTCGGTCTTCGTCGAAGACAGGTTTCgtccctctgttctctgggtctctcgccgcttcctttctgttcctTTCATTCCAAttgcctttctcgtctcttctcggcgcCACCGCTGTCTCGCCCCCGTTTATTCAGTCTGTGGCTCTGTCACCTTCCTTGCATACACGCCGGTCCATCGCTTTCGCGTCGGCCTCTCCACAGCTGCACTCCGCCTGCGAGTGGAGAGGAGCTAGCTCAAGAACGGGACGCCCTTCCTCGTCGAGTCTCGTCTCGCCTGTTCAACAAGCCTGCGGGAGTGCTCTTGCTTCGTACACCTCACCTGCTGGCTGGTCAagcgcctcttctcgctgccacagtgcgtcttcgtcccctctctctttcgtcacCGATCAGGACGGCGCGACCAGGGCCCCAGACGAGTgggccgaggaagaacacgCTTCGCTGCTAGAACAGCTTCCCAAATTTTCGTTTGACTTCTTTGAAGAAACGCCCGAGCCGCCTCCCCTCGCTTCGCATGGCCCCGAGGACTCGCCAACGATCCACGTGCCCGGCGTCTGGCACTTCTACTTGCCTCGGAGTATGTACACTGCAGGCGCTGCCGAAGAGGGGAGCAGCGCGACAGAgtcggagaagcgaggaaccACCAGCGCTGGAGATGAGGCGGAGAATTCGGGCGAAGCAGGGAAGTCGGGGGGGAAAGGAAGGCGCCGAAACAAGAAAATGGAATCGACAGAGACCGAGATGCCGCGGGAGAAAGGGGGGACGACCCGAGGTGGAAAGCAGCATGCATACACCTCAGATCCTGAAGGGATTTGTGGACGGAAAGAGGACTACGACGGGCCTGAGGCCATCTATTTTTTCGAGGACCATACAGCTCTCATTCCCTCGCTGTCTGCACGAGGAAACTGGGCGCTTGTTGATCCACAGAAAAACTCCCCATTGCTCAACAAGGAGTAAGAGCTCGAGGCAACGGAGATGACGAGAATTGGAATCTGGAATGGCCGTACTTGTCGCATCTGTGATCCATAATTACATGTGACCTCTCTCGACCGTTTCGACATATGTCAGCAACATCCGGCCTCGAAGCAAGTCTTTCAAGacctctcttcgtctcctttcctctctcccttcgtctctAGATTTCCTCTGCAGGTCTTTGTAGATGTCCTTTGTCTGCTCGACAGTCCCGCGTTCCGTGAGAGGTGTCTtattttgttttttttttcgattGCGAGTTCCAATCCGTCGAGTCTTCTCTGGGAATTTGCCGGCATGAGCCTCGACCATCTCctgctctgctctctctgccctgTGTCTCGCCTGTGCTTCCATCTCCCCTCTTAAGTTGAGGTCTTTCGCCTGCGTTCGTCCGTGTGCCTTCCAACAGAGAGTCTTCACATCATGTACAGTGCCAGATCTTCCGTGAGGGCCTGTGCAGGCACTAGAAATGGCATGCTGGCCCTTTCGCGGctagctctctctctcgttactgttacgcgtttctccccatgttccctgtgtgtgtctttttgTGCGTCGCTTCTGTCTTGGTTGTGCTTGCTTGTCGCAGGTTCCGTCTCTGCATTTTTAGCGCACAGTCTCCACACGAGAGACTTCTGCTCAgaggcgtcttcgccttctccccgcGACCTGCGATTTCGCTGTGGGATGAAAGAGtgcagttgcatgcagcgcagaTATCGGGTTCCACGTTTGTTCGACGTGATGTAAAGGTCAGCAGCCACGATGAAACGGGCGGACGTCGGTGCTGCGCATGGCACGTAAACTTCTCAAGGGGCGCATTCGAATGCTACGTAGCTACAGCCgccgcgagcgaagaaagtCTCCAATGTAACTCCGTTCACGGACGAAAACGTGACTTTCATGTGGTCTGTTTTTGAGGCgcggggaaggaaagaaagcacACACATGAACTTAGAGCCGGAAACAAGAAAGgcaagaaaaacacaaatACCACGTGTGACGGGAGCGTGTTAGAGCGGAAAGCGAACATacgtggagaaaggaacgcGAAGGCTGGGACGACCACGAAAAAAGGGCAGGATAaacagagacgggagaagagacggcgaaagGAACCGGAGACTCTACTCCCAATTCCGTGTCACCCTCGCTACACAGGTCCACTCTGTGTTGTCATCGAACTGTTTTTTCAGGAACTGGCGTCTTCAGCTGCAACCGTCTTGCCGCCCAACGTCGAACTGGTACGCTCAGATGTGTGTGGGACGAGATTATCCATGAACGGTAGGAAAGGCTGGAATGTCGACGTGCAGGAGATAAAACTTTCTCATagccgttttttctttccagaaTTTGCCTCGTCTGCATTCTCTCCCTGGGAGTGCCCCCATACCCTCTgaggcttttctctcctcttctacAGGCGAACAGGAtgtcttgcgtttctcttctcgagaTGGGATATGCCAGCATTTCTTGTGTAAtgtgtgcgtttctcttctctctaccTCAAGCGTCgcatctctccctctttaTCTTCCTCGTGTCGGGGCCTCCAAaacgtttctcgtctctccccgttCATACCGTCTTTGCTTCTGCTcgcggttcttcttcttttctttctacACGTCGTGCGCCTCGGCCTTTGCATGCGAGGGGAAGAGATTTCCAGGAGCGAAGaaccgcgaggaagaaggcgactctTTGGACTTCCTACTCGTCTTCTGACTTCAGGATGTTTTCCTGTGAAGTCTCGAGAGATCTGTTTGCAGCGTTCATTCTTTTCTGCCCCCTTTTTCTCGTGGGTCGCTTGCTGCGTTTCAGTGGGACAACGCGGGCAACGTTGTTTTGGGgcaggaggcggagacaaagaagaaagaagaagacgcgttgGAGGAAACAGTTCAGTTTCTGTCTGCTGGAGACTTCACAGCCTACAGAGTCctcggagaagacgagaattACTTGTAAGTGGGGAACCAGAGACAACCACATGTAACACAGCACGGGGTCGAAAGGGGGGAGGAGTGACACGGGGAGCAGGAGTGGTGGAAACCGTGTTCTGGGTCGAGCCATGTGTGTGTGACCTTGGCTTTCCTTTATTTGTTGATTGACGGTGTatgtctttctgcttcgtaGATGTTTGTTCTCTtgttgtgtgtcttctcggtGTGTTCGTCGTGTGTCTGCCAGCAAAGTCCACCATCACTTCATCCGGTCAGGGCCTAGACGGTTGTACCACGTCCTGGAGCCTGACGCGCCGGAGCTGTTTCCAGGTGCGACTGCGCCCGTGGAGACGCTTTTGGCGCCAAAGAGTCCAGTAGCTTTGTATCCTTCGGCAGCTCCTGTGAAGCAAGGCGGCAAGCGAAACCACAGGAAGGTGATGCAGCCTGGTGAC
Proteins encoded in this window:
- a CDS encoding hypothetical protein (encoded by transcript TGME49_276970~Signal peptide predicted by SignalP 2.0 HMM (probability 0.609) with cleavage site probability 0.233 at residue 32~Predicted trans-membrane domain (TMHMM2.0):126-144:160-183), which gives rise to MKFRGLSLGRGVPRAAVQIPLFVIVFPTLVLSGVCTPQRAPLFCSSHTPPSAGLFRGASLSPHASSHESSLHSFSLFFPLVSLFSSRWSSSPVSVPRPHSSVSALNLATQFVEQPYRLCFSPGECPATLFTCLLLCLFFWLCMWRDLQSSMSPARSSSKTGFVPLFSGSLAASFLFLSFQLPFSSLLGATAVSPPFIQSVALSPSLHTRRSIAFASASPQLHSACEWRGASSRTGRPSSSSLVSPVQQACGSALASYTSPAGWSSASSRCHSASSSPLSFVTDQDGATRAPDEWAEEEHASLLEQLPKFSFDFFEETPEPPPLASHGPEDSPTIHVPGVWHFYLPRSMYTAGAAEEGSSATESEKRGTTSAGDEAENSGEAGKSGGKGRRRNKKMESTETEMPREKGGTTRGGKQHAYTSDPEGICGRKEDYDGPEAIYFFEDHTALIPSLSARGNWALVDPQKNSPLLNKEFRLCIFSAQSPHERLLLRGVFAFSPRPAISLWDERVQLHAAQISGSTFVRRDVKELASSAATVLPPNVELWDNAGNVVLGQEAETKKKEEDALEETVQFLSAGDFTAYRVLGEDENYFKVHHHFIRSGPRRLYHVLEPDAPELFPGATAPVETLLAPKSPVALYPSAAPVKQGGKRNHRKVMQPGDKGMTEDKQSEETKGEVRERLEALLHQFSQEPPEAVLWPVPRLPKRAALEEDEEDEEDD